In Deinococcus psychrotolerans, a genomic segment contains:
- a CDS encoding copper resistance CopC family protein, translating into MKNSPLNKLLPLSAALLIGTALAHTQVTKVVPAQGSSVTAPSAVALTLNEPINLRFSTFKVYALPAGTDAATFTKTKINLKDDAEARADAYSSSSNMAAKLSIPLQSHLKAGQYVVMWRILSDDGHPVSGQSTFSIK; encoded by the coding sequence ATGAAAAATTCCCCCCTGAACAAACTGCTTCCCCTGTCCGCTGCTTTGCTGATCGGCACGGCCTTGGCCCACACCCAAGTCACCAAGGTGGTTCCGGCACAGGGCAGCAGCGTGACCGCGCCCAGCGCCGTAGCCCTGACTCTCAATGAGCCGATCAACTTGCGCTTTTCCACTTTTAAGGTCTATGCCCTGCCCGCCGGAACAGACGCGGCGACTTTTACCAAAACGAAGATCAATCTCAAAGACGACGCTGAGGCCCGCGCCGATGCCTATTCCAGTTCATCCAACATGGCCGCCAAGCTGAGCATTCCGCTGCAAAGTCATCTCAAAGCGGGCCAGTACGTGGTGATGTGGCGCATTTTGTCGGACGACGGACATCCGGTCAGCGGGCAGTCCACCTTCAGCATCAAATGA
- a CDS encoding ParA family protein — MPQVIAVTSEKGGVGKSTLSVHLTGAFQERGLSAVLIDEDGRVGSAVRWARRGMGLPFPVLEPEEVKPKKLREADVIVIDTEGRPKRRDLRALGERADLILVPSGVSMLELDATAELMTFLHQDPQTRRRTRVVINRVPPVGRAGLEAREELREGGVTVCNTLVRSYAAYVRAAELGVLCRDVQGDRAAQAWADIVTLSRELL; from the coding sequence ATGCCGCAAGTGATCGCCGTGACCTCCGAGAAAGGCGGGGTGGGCAAAAGCACCCTCAGCGTCCACCTGACCGGCGCTTTTCAGGAACGCGGTTTGAGCGCCGTGCTGATCGACGAAGACGGGCGGGTCGGCAGCGCGGTGCGCTGGGCCAGACGCGGGATGGGCCTGCCGTTTCCGGTGCTGGAACCTGAAGAGGTCAAGCCCAAGAAACTGAGAGAAGCCGACGTGATCGTCATCGACACCGAGGGCCGCCCCAAACGCAGAGATTTGCGGGCGCTGGGCGAGCGGGCCGATCTGATTTTGGTGCCGAGCGGGGTGTCGATGCTGGAACTCGACGCCACCGCCGAGCTGATGACTTTTTTGCACCAAGACCCCCAAACCCGCCGCCGCACCCGCGTGGTGATCAACCGCGTGCCGCCGGTGGGCAGGGCCGGCTTGGAAGCCCGTGAGGAGCTGCGCGAAGGCGGTGTGACCGTCTGCAACACCTTGGTGCGCTCATACGCCGCTTACGTGCGGGCCGCCGAACTCGGGGTGCTGTGTAGAGACGTGCAGGGTGACAGGGCCGCGCAGGCTTGGGCCGACATCGTGACCTTGTCGCGGGAACTGCTGTGA
- a CDS encoding CopD family protein has translation MSWLEVAKLLTYSGLAVLLGGVVVRRWRLSDAPLWWLGLGTGLIVLGAGLEVGSTLVDLGFTAPSDVADFLTSTRTGKSALVRIIGAAVLLAAALQHWRWLEWAGGLIVLYATSNAGHAGERGGIWLLLDMLHAGAAAIWVGGVLAFALGALRGRLLSPAVTRRFTPLALSCLAVLSVSGVITVLGYIPLASLWPALWGSTWGVTLLLKLGLIELALLSAVLVRLTVAARLSIRAPKWLPLCLEAALLLSVLGLSGALATSPPPSTALIQRQAVPISVKLGQQTLSGQLVLSGTGDAALTLTPALPKLSAALQMLDHPMPDQPLPLETKDNQLSGQTRLWMSGNWALKLEQGAETARVEFAY, from the coding sequence GTGAGCTGGCTGGAAGTCGCCAAGCTGCTGACTTACAGCGGCCTCGCCGTGCTGCTCGGCGGCGTGGTGGTGCGGCGCTGGCGGCTTTCGGACGCGCCGCTGTGGTGGCTGGGGCTGGGCACGGGCCTGATCGTGCTCGGCGCAGGGCTGGAAGTCGGCAGCACTTTGGTTGATCTGGGATTCACCGCACCCAGCGACGTGGCTGACTTCCTGACCTCCACTCGCACGGGCAAGTCGGCCCTTGTGCGAATCATCGGCGCAGCGGTGCTGCTGGCCGCCGCCCTGCAACATTGGCGCTGGCTGGAATGGGCGGGCGGCCTGATCGTCCTCTACGCCACCTCCAACGCTGGACACGCGGGCGAGCGCGGCGGCATCTGGCTGCTGCTGGATATGCTTCACGCAGGAGCGGCAGCCATCTGGGTGGGCGGCGTGCTGGCGTTTGCGCTGGGGGCGCTCCGGGGGCGTTTGCTCTCCCCCGCCGTCACCCGCCGGTTTACACCTCTGGCTTTGTCGTGCCTCGCCGTGCTGAGCGTTTCGGGCGTCATCACCGTGTTGGGCTACATTCCACTCGCCTCACTCTGGCCTGCGCTGTGGGGCAGCACTTGGGGCGTGACGCTGCTGCTGAAGCTGGGCCTGATTGAACTAGCGCTGCTTTCGGCGGTGTTGGTGCGGCTGACCGTGGCCGCCAGACTCAGCATTCGCGCCCCAAAATGGCTCCCACTCTGCTTGGAAGCAGCGCTGCTGCTGAGCGTACTGGGCCTGTCGGGGGCGCTGGCGACTTCACCGCCGCCGAGCACCGCGCTTATTCAGCGTCAGGCCGTGCCGATTTCGGTGAAGCTGGGCCAGCAAACGCTCAGCGGGCAATTGGTGCTCAGCGGAACAGGTGACGCGGCGCTGACGCTGACGCCCGCTCTGCCCAAGCTCAGCGCCGCCCTACAAATGTTGGATCACCCGATGCCGGATCAGCCTCTACCGCTGGAAACCAAAGACAATCAGCTCAGTGGCCAGACGCGGCTGTGGATGAGCGGCAACTGGGCGCTGAAGCTGGAGCAGGGCGCAGAAACAGCGCGGGTGGAGTTCGCCTACTGA
- the msrB gene encoding peptide-methionine (R)-S-oxide reductase MsrB → MTTSPKPNAAFAKPSDAELKSRLTPEQYQVTQHEGTERPFTGEYWNNQEEGIYVDIVSGEALFSSLDKYDAGCGWPSFTRPIQDAQLQELTDKRHFMTRTEVRSSAANSHLGHVFDDGPQDQGGLRYCINSAALRFVPAPELQAQGYGQYKALFE, encoded by the coding sequence ATGACGACTTCCCCCAAACCGAACGCGGCTTTTGCCAAACCCAGTGACGCCGAACTCAAATCCCGCCTGACGCCTGAGCAGTACCAAGTCACCCAGCACGAAGGCACCGAGCGGCCTTTTACGGGCGAGTACTGGAACAATCAAGAAGAGGGTATTTACGTGGACATCGTGTCGGGTGAGGCGCTGTTTAGCTCGCTCGACAAGTACGACGCCGGGTGTGGTTGGCCCAGCTTTACCCGCCCGATTCAAGACGCCCAGCTTCAGGAGCTGACCGACAAGCGCCACTTCATGACCCGCACCGAAGTGCGCTCCAGCGCGGCCAATTCGCACCTCGGCCACGTCTTTGACGACGGCCCGCAAGACCAGGGCGGTCTGCGCTACTGCATCAACTCGGCGGCGCTGCGCTTTGTGCCCGCACCTGAGCTGCAAGCGCAGGGATACGGGCAATACAAAGCTTTATTTGAGTAG
- a CDS encoding DUF1775 domain-containing protein produces MNRSNTLTALIAAAVLSAAPALAHAVVRTETGAAESMAGASETYRLNVPVEKDMATTEVRLVVPKGVSITRFQVTPGFVRTTKTDDAGLVTEVTWKGKIAPMEYARFFFQARNPAAAGDLSWSIYQKYADGSVVAWDGTDPQLPASKTAVK; encoded by the coding sequence ATGAACCGTTCCAACACCCTGACCGCCCTGATCGCTGCCGCCGTGCTGAGCGCCGCCCCCGCTCTTGCCCACGCCGTTGTCCGCACTGAAACGGGCGCTGCCGAGAGTATGGCGGGCGCGAGCGAGACTTACCGCCTGAACGTGCCGGTCGAAAAAGACATGGCGACCACTGAAGTCCGTTTGGTGGTGCCCAAAGGTGTGAGCATCACCCGCTTTCAAGTGACGCCGGGATTTGTCCGCACCACCAAAACCGATGACGCTGGACTCGTCACGGAAGTCACCTGGAAAGGCAAAATTGCGCCGATGGAGTACGCCCGCTTCTTCTTTCAGGCCCGCAATCCGGCGGCGGCAGGCGACTTGAGTTGGAGCATCTACCAAAAATACGCCGACGGCAGCGTCGTGGCGTGGGACGGCACCGATCCGCAACTGCCCGCCAGCAAAACAGCAGTGAAGTAA